Proteins from a single region of Acanthochromis polyacanthus isolate Apoly-LR-REF ecotype Palm Island chromosome 11, KAUST_Apoly_ChrSc, whole genome shotgun sequence:
- the rrm2b gene encoding ribonucleoside-diphosphate reductase subunit M2 B, with protein sequence MTPTVKKPSSQEMDLLDISRQSDGVKETNTLKENGTHSQNGSGTEEEPLLRENPRRFVIFPIQYPEIWKMYKQAQASFWTVEEVDLSKDLVHWDCLKPEEKHFISHVLAFFAASDGIVNENLVQRFSQEVQIPEARSFYSFQILIETVHSEMYSMLINTYIRDLKERDYLFNAIQTMPCVRRKADWALQWINDSKSTFGERIVAFAAVEGIFFSGSFAAIYWLKKRGLMPGLTYSNELISRDEGLHCNFACLLYSYLVKKPSEDRVKDIITKAVSIEQEFLTEALPVDLIGINSCLMKQYIEFVADRLLTDLGLAKIYQTENPFDFMESISLEGKTNFFEKRVAEYQRFGVMSSMLDDEFTLDADF encoded by the exons ATGACACCGACAGTGAAAAAGCCGTCTTCTCAGGAAATGGACTTATTGGATATAAGTCGACAGTCTGACGGTGTTAAAGAAACG AACACCTTGAAAGAAAATGGTACACACTCCCAGAATGGTTCGGGCACAGAGGAAGAACCTTTGCTCAGAGAGAACCCCAGACGGTTTGTCATCTTCCCCATCCAGTACCCAGAAATCTGGAAGATGTACAAACAGGCACAGGCCTCTTTCTGGACGGTGGAGGAG GTTGATCTATCCAAAGACTTGGTACACTGGGACTGTTTGAAGCCTGAGGAAAAACACTTTATCTCCCATGTTCTGGCTTTCTTTGCTGCCAGTGATGGTATCGTCAACGAGAACCTG GTGCAGAGGTTCAGCCAAGAGGTGCAGATCCCTGAAGCTCGTTCCTTCTACAGCTTCCAGATCCTCATAGAGACTGTTCACTCAGAGATGTACAGTATGCTCATCAACACTTACATCAGGGACCTCAAGGAGAG GGACTATTTGTTTAACGCCATCCAGACCATGCCTTGCGTGAGACGAAAAGCAGACTGGGCCCTCCAATGGATAAATGACAGCAAGTCCACATTTG GTGAGCGAATTGTGGCTtttgcagctgtggagggcatcTTTTTCTCTGGCTCATTTGCTGCCATCTATTGGTTAAAGAAGAGAGGCTTGATGCCTGGTCTTACTTACTCCAATGAACTGATTAGCAGGGATGAG GGCCTGCACTGTAACTTTGCCTGCCTGCTCTACAGCTACCTGGTGAAAAAGCCATCAGAGGACAGAGTTAAGGACATCATCACCAAAGCTGTTAGCATTGAGCAG GAGTTTTTGACAGAGGCTTTGCCCGTTGACCTCATCGGGATCAACAGTTGTCTTATGAAGCAGTACATCGAGTTTGTGGCTGACCGGCTTCTCACTGATCTGGGACTGGCTAAG ATTTACCAAACTGAGAACCCATTTGACTTTATGGAGTCAATTTCACTGGAAGGGAAAACCAACTTCTTTGAGAAACGAGTCGCAGAGTATCAGAGATTTGGAGTCATGTCAAGCATGTTGGACGATGAATTCACTTTGGATGCAGACTTCTAA
- the LOC110962558 gene encoding nuclear transport factor 2-like, with protein sequence MACEKEIWQKIGEGFVLEYYNQFDNTNRMGLGNLYSPDACLTWEGSPFQGREAISGKLVNLPFKRIKHIITEQDFQPTIDSCILIMVFGQLQVDDDPPMAFHQVFMLKSQNCAWACTNDVFRLGLHNIPV encoded by the exons ATGGCTTGTGAGAAGGAAATATGGCAAAAGATTGGAGAGGGCTTTGTCCTGGAATATTATAACCAGTTTGACAACACCAACAGGATGGGACTTGGGAACCTATAT TCTCCTGATGCCTGTTTGACATGGGAAGGATCACCTTTTCAAGGAAGAGAAGCCATTTCTGGCAAACTAGTA AACCTTCCTTTCAAGCGTATTAAGCACATTATAACAGAGCAAGACTTCCAGCCAACGATAGACAGTTGTATTCTCATCATGGTGTTTGGACAGCTACAG GTAGATGATGATCCACCAATGGCCTTCCATCAAGTGTTTATGCTAAAGTCTCAGAACTGTGCGTGGGCGTGCACGAATGATGTGTTCCGGTTGGGACTACACAACATACCAGTGTAA